GCTCGGTTCACGGGGTCTATCTCGGAGTCGAGTTCGACGTCCAAGAACTGTGAGAGGACGACCTTCTCTAAACTTCCCGACTCTATACGTTCGAGTGCGTCGCCCACCTGACGTCTCCAGTCGGGAAGTGACGTCCCCCTCTGTATCCTGCGTATCTGTGTCTGTTCCTCGGACGCGATCTCGGAGGGATCAGACTGTGCTACGAGAGACTCACGTAGGTCTTCGGCTTCGGCTTCGACTGAAACGGGGTCTACTCCGTCTGTGTCTGTGTCTGTGTCGGCGTCCGTGTCCGCGTCTGCGTCGCCGTACGCGTTGACAGTCACAAAGTAGCTACCTTCGTCGGACGAAAGCTGGTAACGCGGAAGAACGAATCTCGCGTCGGGGAAGTCCCTCCAGACCCCCTCGGCTACGTGAGAGTCGTGGAAGGAGAAGCCCCCGAAGAGACGTGGACGTGCGGCGTCTTCCGGGGTCGTGTCGGTGTCAGCATCATCCGAGAAAACGGCGTCTACCGAGTCTCTGACTTTCCCAAACCTCCCCGACTCCTCGTCCCCAGGGTCTGGGTCTGAGTCGGGGTCGGAAACGGAGACAGACGGCACAGAGACCGAGACTGCCTCCCCCTTTCCCGCGAGGACGGACTCTGTACCGCGCTCTTTCCAGAAGAAGACAGTCTGAGTCTCGGACGCGCTACCGAGAAAGGCATCGAGAGCCGCTTGTGAGTCCTCGGCTTCTACCTCGACAGACCGGCTCACGAGACGTGACTCGGATGTCTCGCAGTGGATGGAGTCCTCACCGTCACAGTCGAGAGTATCCATTGGATAAGAGTCGCGTCATAACCACTTGAGGCTAACTATACTATGCAGCCGGGTTCGTCGATGTAGGTAGATAGATAGACTGTAATGGGCTCCCGTATCGACCGGTTCCGACATCGAGGTTTGTCCGGTCGCCTCCTCAGCCCCGCGACCCGACGAGCGACAGATGTTAGTGGGTCGGCTGCTCGCTTCCGCGCCTGACCGTCTGCCCACAGCTAAATAACGATACCTTCCCTCCGGAAAGCACCGTTATCCCTCTGTCCCCGTCGGACGAGGCGTCGACGTCGGCTTCCGGGACCTCGACGTCATCCCCGACCTCCACGGGTTTCTCGCCGCCCGCTGAAGACGATCTCGCGGGTTACAGGTGGCGCCTAACCACCCCGGCTAGCCCGTTAGAGGTAGATTCCCGCACGCAAAAAGGGTTGCGAAAGGCAGTTCGGAAAGTGGAAAGATAGAAGTGAGCGCGGGCGGGACGGTATAACGGTGAACGGAGATGTCTGAAAGCACATCCGACAGCTCAGATACGGACACAGCCGACGACTCTGACATCATCTATGTCGGAAACAAGGCACCTATGAACTACGTACAGGCTACGATGACAGCCTTCAACGAGGGTAACGACGAGGTCACAGTCAAAGCCCGAGGACGTGCTATATCTACTGCAGTCGACACAGCCGAGATACTCCGACGCAGGTTCATGTCGGACGTCGACATAGACGACATAGAGATATCGACCGAACAGATAGAGGACGACGACGGCGAGGAGATCAATCTATCGTCTATTAGGATCAGTCTCGGAAAGCAGGAAGACGAAGACGGCGACAGCGAGTAAGACGGGGGTCAGTAGTAGACTGCGGTGTTTCCGCGGGTCTCGACTAACTTGGCATCGGCGGCTTCGGCGAGTTCCTCGGCGACCTCCTCTGTCTCCTTCGTGCCTCTCGCCGACCTGAGGAACTTTACCTTGACTATCTCGGAGTTATCGAGCTGGTTCGAGAGCTCGTCGGCTACGCTCTCGACGCCCTTCTTTCCGACGCGGAGAGTCGCGTCTAAGTCGTGAGCCTCTTTCTTGAGTCTCTGTCTTCTGTCTGAGTCCATCTTAACTCGGCTAAGAC
The Candidatus Afararchaeum irisae genome window above contains:
- a CDS encoding YhbY family RNA-binding protein, with translation MDSDRRQRLKKEAHDLDATLRVGKKGVESVADELSNQLDNSEIVKVKFLRSARGTKETEEVAEELAEAADAKLVETRGNTAVYY
- a CDS encoding isochorismate synthase, whose product is MDTLDCDGEDSIHCETSESRLVSRSVEVEAEDSQAALDAFLGSASETQTVFFWKERGTESVLAGKGEAVSVSVPSVSVSDPDSDPDPGDEESGRFGKVRDSVDAVFSDDADTDTTPEDAARPRLFGGFSFHDSHVAEGVWRDFPDARFVLPRYQLSSDEGSYFVTVNAYGDADADTDADTDTDTDGVDPVSVEAEAEDLRESLVAQSDPSEIASEEQTQIRRIQRGTSLPDWRRQVGDALERIESGSLEKVVLSQFLDVELDSEIDPVNRALRLSENFPDCYTFVFSPEGDTGFFGAPPERLVSVEGREVETEAIAGSIGRGETAEEDRRLGDKLRNSQKDLHEHAIVADSVVEQLSPLSGSDSGSASDSDSDSDSDSVETDEMELLKLGNVQHLRTPVRARLDDASTDVLTVAEALHPTPAVGGLPPDEALCTIRETERFDRGWYAAPVGWIDSKGDGCFAVGLRSAVTDGDTAKLFAGAGIVRDSDPDEEWEEVQLKYEPVLDLFRGEDTDTS
- the albA gene encoding DNA-binding protein Alba gives rise to the protein MSESTSDSSDTDTADDSDIIYVGNKAPMNYVQATMTAFNEGNDEVTVKARGRAISTAVDTAEILRRRFMSDVDIDDIEISTEQIEDDDGEEINLSSIRISLGKQEDEDGDSE